From a region of the Branchiostoma floridae strain S238N-H82 chromosome 13, Bfl_VNyyK, whole genome shotgun sequence genome:
- the LOC118429565 gene encoding brain-specific angiogenesis inhibitor 1-associated protein 2-like isoform X5 has protein sequence MARVEEAHRITDLTYKGLVENFAPAVRNLISMGKAYEKSLAAVSSTARGYFEALMKLGEQANATRGAPELGGCLIQIAEIFRNIQMQHEETVQSFHKELIVPLEQKVEQDTRSMPKWLRTPKILHKTYTQEYKAKAETFEKAKSELKKHRKKSNRKDPHKYEAKESQLIRAATETQSKLDDCRAHGLTKALVEERKRYCFVVDRHCAIVKHYMVYHSKAQNLLRQKLDSWVEACDNPNILTKRAQDVLDRALQGPSSDMMTMPRRGSQIMLDSDFADMNGGRGDPYLRDDRYRGEGYSRDGFATMPERRQGSPLRRPVSPVSQHAPIQELFRDAPPPVPGPAQHDVSIYGTMRRPAPQGRPAPQGRLAPQGRPMTPQGRSMSSSSWVGPKLDYYQAPRQQQQTTIYGTMRGPPRRSQSTFQDDRYHSPPPNAMSVREPRRDFHEPLMVDTYSNTLPNPRRGQNQRQPRPSQSASVFEPPQQQSGQMARSVSAVPASRRKVRALFPHKAGDSTNQLSFNEGDTISLLIDHPRDGWHFGENDKTKRRGWFPYSYTQPATSDAPPPPVQAAQPMAAPLRPSVSMGNLLNNSAYREPSRLPSPDYQDTQAVQQSPMRREARPRSVAGDSLLTVAEQSDDFRHPNGDYQQSQGVDPYRQPPPRSDYQQPQPGDYRQPPPRSDYQQPMRQPPPPQEYRDRNDGYRDPVDARYIPRQSESSYRQSVSSEYSQPADHRPRGVSYGGEPDYRSGTHLQM, from the exons GAGGATGCCTGATTCAGATAGCTGAGATTTTCCGCAACATCCAAATGCAGCACGAGGAGACGGTCCAGTCCTTCCACAAGGAGCTCATCGTCCCGCTGGAGCAGAAGGTCGAACAGGACACCCGCAGCATGCCG AAGTGGTTAAGAACACCCAAG ATCCTGCACAAAACATACACGCAAGAATACAAGGCAAAAGCAGAG ACCTTTGAGAAAGCCAAGAGTGAACTGAAGAAGCACAGGAAGAAGAGTAACAGGAAGGATCCTCACAAGTACGAAGCCAAGGAGTCACAG TTGATCAGAGCTGCCACCGAGACACAGAGTAAGCTGGATGACTGCAGAGCACATGGGCTGACTAAG GCCCTGGTAGAAGAGAGGAAACGTTACTGCTTTGTCGTGGACCGTCACTGCGCGATAGTGAAACACTACATGGTATACCACAGTAAG GCTCAGAACCTCTTGAGGCAGAAGCTTGACAGTTGGGTGGAGGCATGTGACAACCCAAACATTCTCACCAAGAGGGCACAGGACGTCTTAGACAGGGCTCTGCAG GGCCCATCCTCTGACATGATGACCATGCCGCGGCGTGGCAGCCAGATCATGCTGGACAGCGATTTTGCGGACATGAACGGAGGGCGGGGAGACCCGTACCTGAGGGACGACAGATACCGCGGGGAAGGGTACAGCAGGGATGGGTTCGCCACGATGCCGGAGAGACGTCAGGGCAGTCCGCTACGCCGACCAGTCAGCCCAGTTTCCCAACATGCACCAATACAG GAGCTGTTCCGAGATGCCCCGCCTCCTGTACCCGGTCCTGCCCAGCACGATGTTTCCATTTACGGCACAATGCGACGACCTGCCCCGCAAGGTCGCCCCGCCCCTCAAGGTCGCCTTGCCCCACAAGGCCGACCTATGACCCCACAGGGTCGATCCATGTCTTCCAGTTCGTGGGTGGGGCCGAAG CTGGACTATTACCAAGCGCCCAGACAACAGCAGCAAACGACCATATATGGTACCATGCGGGGGCCTCCGCGTAGGTCCCAGTCGACCTTCCAG GATGATCGCTACCATTCGCCCCCGCCGAATGCCATGTCTGTACGCGAGCCACGGCGAGACTTCCACGAGCCCCTGATGGTGGACACGTACTCCAACACGCTGCCCAACCCTCGGCGCGGTCAAAACCAGCGCCAGCCGCGCCCGTCCCAGTCCGCCTCCGTGTTTGAGCCACCACAGCAGCAGAGCGGACAGATGGCACGCTCGGTGTCTGCTGTTCCAGCAAGCAG GAGGAAAGTGCGTGCCTTATTCCCACACAAGGCTGGTGACAGCACCAACCAGTTGTCTTTCAATGAG GGAGACACAATTTCACTGCTGATCGACCATCCAAGGGACGGCTGGCACTTTGGAGAGAATGACAAGACTAAAAG GAGAGGATGGTTCCCATACTCCTACACCCAGCCGGCCACTAGTGATGCACCCCCACCTCCTGTACA GGCAGCACAGCCCATGGCAGCCCCCCTGCGCCCGAGCGTCAGCATGGGGAACCTTCTAAACAACTCTGCGTACCGGGAGCCCAGCCGCCTCCCCTCCCCTGACTACCAGGACACGCAGGCCGTCCAGCAGTCCCCGATGCGACGGGAGGCCAGGCCGCGCAGCGTGGCGGGAGATTCGCTTCTCACGGTAGCTGAACAG AGCGATGATTTCAGACATCCCAATGGAGATTATCAACAGTCGCAGGGCGTTGACCCCTACCGCCAGCCGCCGCCTCGCTCTGACTACCAACAACCGCAGCCGGGAGACTACCGCCAGCCCCCGCCGCGCTCCGACTACCAACAGCCAATGAGGCAGCCCCCTCCTCCCCAGGAGTACCGGGATCGTAACGACGGTTACAGGGACCCAGTAGATGCAAG GTACATTCCTCGTCAGTCTGAGTCGAGCTACCGACAGAGCGTGTCGTCGGAGTACAGCCAGCCAGCGGACCACCGACCACGGGGGGTCAGCTACGGCGGGGAACCGGACTACCGCTCAG GAACCCATTTGCAAATGTGA
- the LOC118429565 gene encoding brain-specific angiogenesis inhibitor 1-associated protein 2-like isoform X7 — protein sequence MARVEEAHRITDLTYKGLVENFAPAVRNLISMGKAYEKSLAAVSSTARGYFEALMKLGEQANATRGAPELGGCLIQIAEIFRNIQMQHEETVQSFHKELIVPLEQKVEQDTRSMPKWLRTPKILHKTYTQEYKAKAETFEKAKSELKKHRKKSNRKDPHKYEAKESQLIRAATETQSKLDDCRAHGLTKALVEERKRYCFVVDRHCAIVKHYMVYHSKAQNLLRQKLDSWVEACDNPNILTKRAQDVLDRALQGPSSDMMTMPRRGSQIMLDSDFADMNGGRGDPYLRDDRYRGEGYSRDGFATMPERRQGSPLRRPVSPVSQHAPIQELFRDAPPPVPGPAQHDVSIYGTMRRPAPQGRPAPQGRLAPQGRPMTPQGRSMSSSSWVGPKLDYYQAPRQQQQTTIYGTMRGPPRRSQSTFQDDRYHSPPPNAMSVREPRRDFHEPLMVDTYSNTLPNPRRGQNQRQPRPSQSASVFEPPQQQSGQMARSVSAVPASRRKVRALFPHKAGDSTNQLSFNEGDTISLLIDHPRDGWHFGENDKTKRRGWFPYSYTQPATSDAPPPPVQAAQPMAAPLRPSVSMGNLLNNSAYREPSRLPSPDYQDTQAVQQSPMRREARPRSVAGDSLLTVAEQSDDFRHPNGDYQQSQGVDPYRQPPPRSDYQQPQPGDYRQPPPRSDYQQPMRQPPPPQEYRDRNDGYRDPVDARYIPRQSESN from the exons GAGGATGCCTGATTCAGATAGCTGAGATTTTCCGCAACATCCAAATGCAGCACGAGGAGACGGTCCAGTCCTTCCACAAGGAGCTCATCGTCCCGCTGGAGCAGAAGGTCGAACAGGACACCCGCAGCATGCCG AAGTGGTTAAGAACACCCAAG ATCCTGCACAAAACATACACGCAAGAATACAAGGCAAAAGCAGAG ACCTTTGAGAAAGCCAAGAGTGAACTGAAGAAGCACAGGAAGAAGAGTAACAGGAAGGATCCTCACAAGTACGAAGCCAAGGAGTCACAG TTGATCAGAGCTGCCACCGAGACACAGAGTAAGCTGGATGACTGCAGAGCACATGGGCTGACTAAG GCCCTGGTAGAAGAGAGGAAACGTTACTGCTTTGTCGTGGACCGTCACTGCGCGATAGTGAAACACTACATGGTATACCACAGTAAG GCTCAGAACCTCTTGAGGCAGAAGCTTGACAGTTGGGTGGAGGCATGTGACAACCCAAACATTCTCACCAAGAGGGCACAGGACGTCTTAGACAGGGCTCTGCAG GGCCCATCCTCTGACATGATGACCATGCCGCGGCGTGGCAGCCAGATCATGCTGGACAGCGATTTTGCGGACATGAACGGAGGGCGGGGAGACCCGTACCTGAGGGACGACAGATACCGCGGGGAAGGGTACAGCAGGGATGGGTTCGCCACGATGCCGGAGAGACGTCAGGGCAGTCCGCTACGCCGACCAGTCAGCCCAGTTTCCCAACATGCACCAATACAG GAGCTGTTCCGAGATGCCCCGCCTCCTGTACCCGGTCCTGCCCAGCACGATGTTTCCATTTACGGCACAATGCGACGACCTGCCCCGCAAGGTCGCCCCGCCCCTCAAGGTCGCCTTGCCCCACAAGGCCGACCTATGACCCCACAGGGTCGATCCATGTCTTCCAGTTCGTGGGTGGGGCCGAAG CTGGACTATTACCAAGCGCCCAGACAACAGCAGCAAACGACCATATATGGTACCATGCGGGGGCCTCCGCGTAGGTCCCAGTCGACCTTCCAG GATGATCGCTACCATTCGCCCCCGCCGAATGCCATGTCTGTACGCGAGCCACGGCGAGACTTCCACGAGCCCCTGATGGTGGACACGTACTCCAACACGCTGCCCAACCCTCGGCGCGGTCAAAACCAGCGCCAGCCGCGCCCGTCCCAGTCCGCCTCCGTGTTTGAGCCACCACAGCAGCAGAGCGGACAGATGGCACGCTCGGTGTCTGCTGTTCCAGCAAGCAG GAGGAAAGTGCGTGCCTTATTCCCACACAAGGCTGGTGACAGCACCAACCAGTTGTCTTTCAATGAG GGAGACACAATTTCACTGCTGATCGACCATCCAAGGGACGGCTGGCACTTTGGAGAGAATGACAAGACTAAAAG GAGAGGATGGTTCCCATACTCCTACACCCAGCCGGCCACTAGTGATGCACCCCCACCTCCTGTACA GGCAGCACAGCCCATGGCAGCCCCCCTGCGCCCGAGCGTCAGCATGGGGAACCTTCTAAACAACTCTGCGTACCGGGAGCCCAGCCGCCTCCCCTCCCCTGACTACCAGGACACGCAGGCCGTCCAGCAGTCCCCGATGCGACGGGAGGCCAGGCCGCGCAGCGTGGCGGGAGATTCGCTTCTCACGGTAGCTGAACAG AGCGATGATTTCAGACATCCCAATGGAGATTATCAACAGTCGCAGGGCGTTGACCCCTACCGCCAGCCGCCGCCTCGCTCTGACTACCAACAACCGCAGCCGGGAGACTACCGCCAGCCCCCGCCGCGCTCCGACTACCAACAGCCAATGAGGCAGCCCCCTCCTCCCCAGGAGTACCGGGATCGTAACGACGGTTACAGGGACCCAGTAGATGCAAG GTACATTCCTCGTCAGTCTGAGTCGAACTAG
- the LOC118429565 gene encoding brain-specific angiogenesis inhibitor 1-associated protein 2-like isoform X3 → MARVEEAHRITDLTYKGLVENFAPAVRNLISMGKAYEKSLAAVSSTARGYFEALMKLGEQANATRGAPELGGCLIQIAEIFRNIQMQHEETVQSFHKELIVPLEQKVEQDTRSMPILHKTYTQEYKAKAETFEKAKSELKKHRKKSNRKDPHKYEAKESQLIRAATETQSKLDDCRAHGLTKALVEERKRYCFVVDRHCAIVKHYMVYHSKAQNLLRQKLDSWVEACDNPNILTKRAQDVLDRALQGPSSDMMTMPRRGSQIMLDSDFADMNGGRGDPYLRDDRYRGEGYSRDGFATMPERRQGSPLRRPVSPVSQHAPIQELFRDAPPPVPGPAQHDVSIYGTMRRPAPQGRPAPQGRLAPQGRPMTPQGRSMSSSSWVGPKLDYYQAPRQQQQTTIYGTMRGPPRRSQSTFQDDRYHSPPPNAMSVREPRRDFHEPLMVDTYSNTLPNPRRGQNQRQPRPSQSASVFEPPQQQSGQMARSVSAVPASRRKVRALFPHKAGDSTNQLSFNEGDTISLLIDHPRDGWHFGENDKTKRRGWFPYSYTQPATSDAPPPPVQAAQPMAAPLRPSVSMGNLLNNSAYREPSRLPSPDYQDTQAVQQSPMRREARPRSVAGDSLLTVAEQSDDFRHPNGDYQQSQGVDPYRQPPPRSDYQQPQPGDYRQPPPRSDYQQPMRQPPPPQEYRDRNDGYRDPVDARYIPRQSESSYRQSVSSEYSQPADHRPRGVSYGGEPDYRSGQTEYAQPVNGRSSVSNDRQNGFGEGGHPPPSTQPATPQEENPARNPFANVRLKKTVTNDRSAPII, encoded by the exons GAGGATGCCTGATTCAGATAGCTGAGATTTTCCGCAACATCCAAATGCAGCACGAGGAGACGGTCCAGTCCTTCCACAAGGAGCTCATCGTCCCGCTGGAGCAGAAGGTCGAACAGGACACCCGCAGCATGCCG ATCCTGCACAAAACATACACGCAAGAATACAAGGCAAAAGCAGAG ACCTTTGAGAAAGCCAAGAGTGAACTGAAGAAGCACAGGAAGAAGAGTAACAGGAAGGATCCTCACAAGTACGAAGCCAAGGAGTCACAG TTGATCAGAGCTGCCACCGAGACACAGAGTAAGCTGGATGACTGCAGAGCACATGGGCTGACTAAG GCCCTGGTAGAAGAGAGGAAACGTTACTGCTTTGTCGTGGACCGTCACTGCGCGATAGTGAAACACTACATGGTATACCACAGTAAG GCTCAGAACCTCTTGAGGCAGAAGCTTGACAGTTGGGTGGAGGCATGTGACAACCCAAACATTCTCACCAAGAGGGCACAGGACGTCTTAGACAGGGCTCTGCAG GGCCCATCCTCTGACATGATGACCATGCCGCGGCGTGGCAGCCAGATCATGCTGGACAGCGATTTTGCGGACATGAACGGAGGGCGGGGAGACCCGTACCTGAGGGACGACAGATACCGCGGGGAAGGGTACAGCAGGGATGGGTTCGCCACGATGCCGGAGAGACGTCAGGGCAGTCCGCTACGCCGACCAGTCAGCCCAGTTTCCCAACATGCACCAATACAG GAGCTGTTCCGAGATGCCCCGCCTCCTGTACCCGGTCCTGCCCAGCACGATGTTTCCATTTACGGCACAATGCGACGACCTGCCCCGCAAGGTCGCCCCGCCCCTCAAGGTCGCCTTGCCCCACAAGGCCGACCTATGACCCCACAGGGTCGATCCATGTCTTCCAGTTCGTGGGTGGGGCCGAAG CTGGACTATTACCAAGCGCCCAGACAACAGCAGCAAACGACCATATATGGTACCATGCGGGGGCCTCCGCGTAGGTCCCAGTCGACCTTCCAG GATGATCGCTACCATTCGCCCCCGCCGAATGCCATGTCTGTACGCGAGCCACGGCGAGACTTCCACGAGCCCCTGATGGTGGACACGTACTCCAACACGCTGCCCAACCCTCGGCGCGGTCAAAACCAGCGCCAGCCGCGCCCGTCCCAGTCCGCCTCCGTGTTTGAGCCACCACAGCAGCAGAGCGGACAGATGGCACGCTCGGTGTCTGCTGTTCCAGCAAGCAG GAGGAAAGTGCGTGCCTTATTCCCACACAAGGCTGGTGACAGCACCAACCAGTTGTCTTTCAATGAG GGAGACACAATTTCACTGCTGATCGACCATCCAAGGGACGGCTGGCACTTTGGAGAGAATGACAAGACTAAAAG GAGAGGATGGTTCCCATACTCCTACACCCAGCCGGCCACTAGTGATGCACCCCCACCTCCTGTACA GGCAGCACAGCCCATGGCAGCCCCCCTGCGCCCGAGCGTCAGCATGGGGAACCTTCTAAACAACTCTGCGTACCGGGAGCCCAGCCGCCTCCCCTCCCCTGACTACCAGGACACGCAGGCCGTCCAGCAGTCCCCGATGCGACGGGAGGCCAGGCCGCGCAGCGTGGCGGGAGATTCGCTTCTCACGGTAGCTGAACAG AGCGATGATTTCAGACATCCCAATGGAGATTATCAACAGTCGCAGGGCGTTGACCCCTACCGCCAGCCGCCGCCTCGCTCTGACTACCAACAACCGCAGCCGGGAGACTACCGCCAGCCCCCGCCGCGCTCCGACTACCAACAGCCAATGAGGCAGCCCCCTCCTCCCCAGGAGTACCGGGATCGTAACGACGGTTACAGGGACCCAGTAGATGCAAG GTACATTCCTCGTCAGTCTGAGTCGAGCTACCGACAGAGCGTGTCGTCGGAGTACAGCCAGCCAGCGGACCACCGACCACGGGGGGTCAGCTACGGCGGGGAACCGGACTACCGCTCAGGTCAGACCGAGTATGCACAGCCGGTCAATGGCAGGAGTAGTGTGTCAAATGACCGGCAGAACGGGTTCGGGGAAGGGGggcacccccctccctccaccCAGCCTGCCACCCCCCAGGAGGAGAACCCCGCGAG GAACCCATTTGCAAATGTGAGGTTGAAAAAGACAGTTACAAATGACAGATCTGCGCCCATAatctga